The Ammospiza caudacuta isolate bAmmCau1 chromosome 17, bAmmCau1.pri, whole genome shotgun sequence genome has a segment encoding these proteins:
- the CEP20 gene encoding centrosomal protein 20 isoform X2, with the protein MATVAELKAVLKDTLEKRGALAQIKARIRAEVFNALDDQSEPRPTLSRENLLINELIREYLEYNKYKYSASVLMAESGQPEVPLDRQFLAKELNIVEDASGKSVPLLYGILSHFLHAGKEESTQNILPKASLLNYPKQNLGKPLAERNQKDRIPEPGRMAGTSIEEPLILQSIKR; encoded by the exons ATGGCGACGGTGGCGGAGCTCAAAGCAG TTCTAAAGGACACACTGGAAAAAAGAGGAGCTCTTGCCCAAATCAAAGCGAGGATCAGAGCTGAGGTGTTCAATGCCCTGGATGACCAGAGCGAGCCGCGGCCCACGCTGTCCCGGGAGAACCTGCTGATCAATGAGCTCATTCGGGAATACCTGGAGTACAACAAGTATAAATACTCAGCATCTGTTCTGATGGCAG aatcCGGCCAGCCTGAAGTGCCCTTGGATAGACAATTTCTTGCCAAAGAGCTGAATATAGTTGAAGATGCAAGCGGAAAATCAGT ACCTCTCCTGTATGGAATTCTCTCTCATTTCTTACATGCTGGTAAAGAAGAAAGTACCCAGAATATCCTTCCAAAAGCATCCTTGCTGAATTATCCAAAGCAGAACCTTGGCAAACCACTTGCTGAGAGAAATCAAAAAG ACAGAATTCCAGAACCAGGAAGGATGGCTGGCACAAGCATCGAAGAGCCTCTTATTTTACAAAGTATAAAGAGATGA
- the CEP20 gene encoding centrosomal protein 20 isoform X1, whose amino-acid sequence MATVAELKAVLKDTLEKRGALAQIKARIRAEVFNALDDQSEPRPTLSRENLLINELIREYLEYNKYKYSASVLMAESGQPEVPLDRQFLAKELNIVEDASGKSVRPLLYGILSHFLHAGKEESTQNILPKASLLNYPKQNLGKPLAERNQKDRIPEPGRMAGTSIEEPLILQSIKR is encoded by the exons ATGGCGACGGTGGCGGAGCTCAAAGCAG TTCTAAAGGACACACTGGAAAAAAGAGGAGCTCTTGCCCAAATCAAAGCGAGGATCAGAGCTGAGGTGTTCAATGCCCTGGATGACCAGAGCGAGCCGCGGCCCACGCTGTCCCGGGAGAACCTGCTGATCAATGAGCTCATTCGGGAATACCTGGAGTACAACAAGTATAAATACTCAGCATCTGTTCTGATGGCAG aatcCGGCCAGCCTGAAGTGCCCTTGGATAGACAATTTCTTGCCAAAGAGCTGAATATAGTTGAAGATGCAAGCGGAAAATCAGT CAGACCTCTCCTGTATGGAATTCTCTCTCATTTCTTACATGCTGGTAAAGAAGAAAGTACCCAGAATATCCTTCCAAAAGCATCCTTGCTGAATTATCCAAAGCAGAACCTTGGCAAACCACTTGCTGAGAGAAATCAAAAAG ACAGAATTCCAGAACCAGGAAGGATGGCTGGCACAAGCATCGAAGAGCCTCTTATTTTACAAAGTATAAAGAGATGA